Within the Fundulus heteroclitus isolate FHET01 unplaced genomic scaffold, MU-UCD_Fhet_4.1 scaffold_82, whole genome shotgun sequence genome, the region ACTTTGTTGCTCCGGTTTAAAATGTTCCTGTTCTATATTAATGTAACAATCAGCGACTTGCCTTTATACAGCTTCAAATTTACATCACGTGTTCATCCCTAATGCACAATTAGTCCACTGTAATCTGGGATTCTGTGGAAACAAACAAGCGGCATGAGACTCGACTGATAGATTTAGATCTTCAACTAAAAGTCTAGTTTTCTCTGCGATGTTATCTGCAGCCACACTCTGCCACCACCATCCCCTCGTACTTGTGGTTGAATGTGGGCACTCCGCCATCATCGCGGTAAAGAAGGGAGATGGGCTCCAGCTTTGTGGGAACACAGCAGGCCGCGGACACTCGTTCGGGACGCTTGTGGCTCAGCTGAGTCTGCACTATGGCGTGTTTGGTGGGGGAGACCTCCGAGGTCATGGGCGTGCTGCACACCCCGTTGCACTTGTACGCTTCATAGCCCAAAGGCTGGATAATCCAGTTCCAGCCAATGTCTTTAAAATCCACAAAAAGGGGCGTGCGCCTGCACGACACGCTGTTGGCGCTGCGTCGGATTCGAGGGGGTGGGTTGTAGATAAGGTTGGACCGCGGCTCCGAGGCAGACTGCTGGGCCGGCTCGTTCTGGCCGTAGTTGTCAGAGTTGAGATCTGCATGACCGGCAAGAGGTTGTTGGCTTGTAGCCATGTTATCAGAGAGGCCGTTCTCATGTTTGATCACCTGACTCAGCTCTTCTCTGTGATCTCCGGTCTGGTCATCTGAGAACACAATCACCACCGAATTGTGTTGCCCCTCCACGCTCCTCTCAATATCAACCTCGGCCAAACTTCCACCGCTTTCTAGCGCTTGCCGCGTGGCGCCGTCCTCGTCCGCCCCCAGGCTTTCGATGTGAACCTCCAGTCTGTGAGTCGTGCCCCCCGACTTCTGCCAGTCTGTCACCACATTAGTGAGGTCAAACGACACCCAGCCATTATCTTTGGCATGGATGTGCTTTGTCACCAGTTCCTCCAAATCCTTCACCCGCACCACCTCCTCTTTATCCCGCCCTCTCCCTTCTTTCCCCACCTCTTCTGTCCAGACGACGCCGTCATGGATCTTGTAGACCGTCGCCTTGCAGCTGAAGCCGGCGTGTGGTCTCTGGGCCTTTCGCACAAGCATGAAGAGTCGTAGCTCGGCCATTTCAATGCGCTCCT harbors:
- the LOC105930794 gene encoding bone morphogenetic protein 10-like; the encoded protein is MIASVFSNLGLLNIVIVALTGLSRSNPIKPAETHHRASSGMDVIHSPLHSAHDFLSLFLSTLNLTRLRDAQPGMPAVQREPLPEYMLELYNRFANDRTAVPSANIARSFKNEDSSPQSLSTTDVWIHPLLFNISVPHQERIEMAELRLFMLVRKAQRPHAGFSCKATVYKIHDGVVWTEEVGKEGRGRDKEEVVRVKDLEELVTKHIHAKDNGWVSFDLTNVVTDWQKSGGTTHRLEVHIESLGADEDGATRQALESGGSLAEVDIERSVEGQHNSVVIVFSDDQTGDHREELSQVIKHENGLSDNMATSQQPLAGHADLNSDNYGQNEPAQQSASEPRSNLIYNPPPRIRRSANSVSCRRTPLFVDFKDIGWNWIIQPLGYEAYKCNGVCSTPMTSEVSPTKHAIVQTQLSHKRPERVSAACCVPTKLEPISLLYRDDGGVPTFNHKYEGMVVAECGCR